One segment of Sandaracinaceae bacterium DNA contains the following:
- a CDS encoding OsmC family protein — protein sequence MKAIATAGVTSSSVAYRQDIRTGNHTLVADEPPDHGGQDAGPAPYDLLLAALGSCTAITLEMYAAKKGWRLGQLRVDLTFFKNREGESRIERVLHVTEPLDEEQWARLIDVAGKTPVTKTLLSGTPITTTAG from the coding sequence ATGAAAGCCATCGCCACCGCCGGCGTCACCTCGTCTTCCGTCGCCTACCGTCAGGACATCCGCACGGGCAATCACACGCTCGTCGCGGATGAGCCGCCCGACCACGGAGGACAAGACGCTGGCCCGGCGCCCTATGACCTGCTGCTGGCGGCGCTGGGCTCGTGCACGGCCATCACGCTCGAGATGTACGCGGCCAAGAAGGGCTGGCGCCTGGGCCAGCTGCGCGTGGATCTCACGTTCTTCAAGAACCGCGAGGGTGAGAGCCGCATCGAGCGCGTGCTGCACGTGACCGAGCCGCTGGACGAGGAGCAGTGGGCGCGCCTGATCGACGTGGCCGGGAAGACGCCGGTGACCAAGACGCTGCTGAGCGGCACGCCGATCACGACCACCGCAGGGTAG
- a CDS encoding FtsX-like permease family protein produces the protein MSDTVLEIAAVPRLVRLRAMGRLGVRMMFHDRLKFIGTISGVVFAVLLAVQQLSILFALLNRNTQFVDNAGADIFIVPPNTRLLQPGEKLDESVLYQARSTPGVLEAQPLVFAAGTLAKPDGGSESVTLIGFESTSRLGAPWNIVGGDTRNLEQPDTIFLEDSQREKYGAVNVGSTRELNGQRIRVGGFTWGLVPFGPPYAFADIDLAREVTDVAVDRMNFVLVRVQPGMRPEDIRDAISPRVPEALVLTRDEYHTSIVTTLLKEQLGMSFGISTSFGLIIGLVIVSLSMFSSVLDNLREFGTLKAIGCTNGDLSILLLVQSMLYALIGSVVGLGWVTNVVEGIRNPLLVPIIPHYVIYAAPLVMVVLCLFASTLALMRIRRLEPGMVFR, from the coding sequence ATGAGCGACACGGTGCTCGAGATCGCCGCTGTTCCGCGCCTGGTGCGGCTGCGGGCCATGGGCCGGCTGGGCGTGCGCATGATGTTCCACGACCGCCTGAAGTTCATCGGCACCATCTCGGGCGTGGTGTTCGCGGTGCTCCTCGCCGTGCAGCAGCTCTCCATCCTGTTTGCGCTGCTCAACCGCAACACGCAGTTCGTGGACAACGCGGGCGCAGACATCTTCATCGTCCCGCCCAACACTCGGCTCCTGCAGCCCGGCGAGAAGCTGGACGAGAGCGTGCTCTACCAAGCACGCTCCACGCCGGGTGTGCTCGAGGCCCAGCCCCTCGTGTTCGCGGCGGGGACGCTGGCCAAGCCCGACGGAGGGTCGGAGTCGGTCACGCTGATTGGCTTCGAGAGCACCTCGCGGCTGGGGGCGCCCTGGAATATCGTCGGCGGCGACACGCGCAACCTCGAGCAGCCGGACACCATCTTCCTCGAGGACTCGCAGCGCGAGAAGTACGGCGCCGTCAACGTGGGCAGCACCCGCGAGCTGAACGGGCAACGCATCCGCGTCGGCGGCTTCACGTGGGGCCTGGTGCCGTTCGGCCCGCCGTATGCGTTCGCGGACATCGACCTGGCGCGCGAGGTCACCGACGTGGCGGTGGACCGCATGAACTTCGTGCTGGTGCGCGTGCAGCCCGGGATGCGCCCCGAGGACATCCGCGACGCCATCTCTCCGCGGGTCCCCGAGGCGCTCGTGCTGACGCGCGACGAGTACCACACGTCCATCGTCACCACGCTGCTCAAGGAGCAGCTCGGCATGTCGTTCGGCATCTCCACCAGCTTCGGGCTCATCATCGGGCTCGTCATCGTCTCGCTCTCCATGTTCTCGTCCGTGCTGGACAACCTGCGCGAGTTCGGCACGCTGAAGGCCATCGGCTGCACCAACGGGGACCTCAGCATTCTGCTGCTGGTCCAGTCCATGCTGTACGCGTTGATCGGCTCCGTGGTGGGGCTCGGCTGGGTCACCAACGTGGTGGAGGGCATCCGCAATCCCCTGCTGGTGCCCATCATCCCCCACTACGTGATCTACGCCGCGCCCCTGGTCATGGTGGTGCTGTGTCTCTTCGCGTCCACGCTCGCGCTCATGCGCATTCGACGCCTCGAGCCGGGGATGGTGTTCCGATGA
- a CDS encoding ABC transporter ATP-binding protein: MTSAGTNLAIDARNVTKVFGEGALAFTALHGVDFQVQKGELVMLAGPSGSGKTTLLSILGCVLSATEGDVTIDGLRITGLRDTTLASIRRARIGFIFQGHNLIASLPARDNVALVLELRGVKRPSALAAADEMLARVGLGDKRKSPPADLSGGQRQRVAIARALAGDPPLVLADEPTAALDAHSGLVVTELLREVAKERGGTVVVVTHDNRIFHLADRIVHIEDGLMQTEDGAHA, encoded by the coding sequence ATGACATCGGCCGGCACCAACCTCGCCATCGACGCGCGCAACGTCACCAAGGTCTTCGGGGAGGGCGCGCTCGCCTTCACGGCCCTCCACGGAGTGGACTTCCAGGTGCAGAAGGGCGAGCTGGTCATGCTCGCCGGCCCCTCGGGTAGCGGGAAGACCACGCTGCTCTCCATCCTGGGCTGCGTGCTCTCGGCCACCGAGGGCGACGTCACCATCGACGGGCTGCGCATCACGGGGCTACGGGACACGACGCTCGCGTCCATCCGCCGCGCTCGCATCGGCTTCATTTTCCAGGGGCACAACCTGATCGCGTCGCTGCCGGCGCGCGACAACGTGGCCTTGGTGCTGGAGCTGCGCGGCGTGAAGCGTCCGAGCGCGCTCGCCGCGGCGGACGAGATGCTCGCGCGCGTGGGGCTGGGCGACAAGCGGAAGAGCCCGCCCGCCGACTTGTCCGGTGGCCAGCGCCAGCGCGTCGCCATCGCGCGCGCCCTGGCGGGTGACCCTCCGCTGGTGCTGGCCGATGAGCCCACCGCCGCCCTCGACGCGCACAGCGGGCTGGTGGTCACCGAGCTGCTGCGCGAGGTGGCCAAGGAGCGCGGCGGCACCGTGGTGGTGGTCACGCACGACAACCGCATCTTTCACCTGGCGGATCGCATCGTCCACATCGAGGACGGCCTGATGCAGACCGAAGACGGAGCCCACGCATGA
- a CDS encoding pirin family protein codes for MKNIQKVYSAPSPHWVGDGFPARSLFSYNTHGQALSPFLLLDYAGPAEFSAKPPRRRGVGEHPHRGFETVTIVYEGEVEHRDSAGGGGVIGPGDVQWMTAGSGLVHDEFHSAPFTERGGALEMIQLWVNLPKASKMTPPRYQAITNAHIPVVALPGEAGRARVIAGELLGQAGPASTHSPVNVWDLRLSAGKRVALSVPNGHTLLVVVLRGTVQLNDQEILRNAQLAVFDHDGEVFSIEANNDATVLVLSGEPLREPIVGYGPFVMNTKDEIEQAIRDFNSGRFGHVNRNAP; via the coding sequence ATGAAGAACATCCAAAAGGTCTACAGCGCTCCCTCTCCCCACTGGGTCGGCGACGGCTTTCCGGCGCGCTCCCTCTTCAGCTACAACACGCACGGCCAGGCGCTCAGCCCCTTTCTGCTGCTGGACTACGCGGGTCCCGCCGAGTTCTCGGCGAAGCCTCCGCGGCGGCGCGGCGTGGGCGAGCATCCGCACCGTGGCTTCGAGACGGTCACCATCGTCTACGAGGGCGAGGTGGAGCACCGCGACTCGGCGGGCGGTGGCGGCGTGATTGGCCCCGGCGACGTGCAGTGGATGACCGCAGGCTCGGGTCTGGTGCACGACGAGTTCCACTCGGCCCCGTTCACGGAGCGCGGTGGGGCCCTCGAGATGATTCAGCTGTGGGTCAACCTGCCGAAGGCAAGCAAGATGACGCCTCCGCGCTACCAGGCCATCACCAACGCGCACATTCCCGTGGTCGCTCTTCCGGGCGAGGCAGGGCGTGCTCGCGTCATCGCGGGTGAGCTGTTGGGGCAGGCCGGGCCGGCCAGCACCCACTCGCCGGTCAACGTATGGGACCTGCGGCTGAGCGCGGGCAAGCGCGTGGCGCTGAGTGTGCCGAACGGGCACACGCTTCTGGTGGTGGTGCTGCGCGGGACCGTGCAGCTCAACGACCAGGAGATCCTGCGCAACGCCCAGCTGGCCGTGTTCGACCATGATGGCGAAGTCTTCTCGATCGAAGCGAACAACGATGCGACGGTGCTCGTCCTGAGCGGTGAGCCCCTGCGCGAGCCCATCGTGGGGTACGGCCCCTTCGTGATGAACACGAAGGACGAGATCGAACAGGCCATCCGAGACTTCAACAGCGGCCGCTTCGGCCACGTCAACAGGAACGCACCATGA
- a CDS encoding YggT family protein: MSVDDERVAADDERRLRQHEQVKGEVRAEVNRELRVEAVQQTAGDAGQAADVAKHMKDRAFREVSSSEATLTRARRLKRAAQVIDYAFFVLYAAIAVVIVLELAGANSGSPFMRFMTTVTGPFLAPFRGLMPNPSVDRFQLMGSYVVALVIYLLVHKGVTGALKLFAGRAADA; the protein is encoded by the coding sequence ATGAGCGTCGACGACGAGCGCGTGGCCGCCGACGACGAGCGCCGGCTTCGGCAGCACGAGCAGGTGAAGGGCGAGGTGCGCGCCGAGGTCAACCGCGAGCTCCGCGTGGAGGCCGTGCAGCAGACGGCGGGCGACGCCGGTCAGGCTGCCGACGTGGCCAAGCACATGAAGGACCGTGCCTTCCGTGAGGTCTCGTCCAGCGAGGCCACCCTCACGCGGGCGCGGCGCCTGAAGCGCGCCGCTCAGGTCATCGACTACGCCTTCTTCGTGCTCTATGCGGCGATCGCCGTGGTGATCGTGCTGGAGCTGGCGGGCGCCAACTCGGGGAGCCCGTTCATGCGCTTCATGACCACCGTGACGGGTCCGTTCCTGGCCCCGTTCCGCGGGCTCATGCCCAACCCCAGCGTGGATCGCTTTCAGCTGATGGGTTCGTACGTGGTGGCGCTGGTCATCTACCTGCTGGTGCACAAGGGCGTGACCGGTGCGCTCAAGCTCTTCGCGGGGCGGGCGGCCGACGCGTAG
- a CDS encoding sigma-54-dependent Fis family transcriptional regulator, protein MVHVVDLARRIAKYDSTVLITGESGTGKERIARLIHDESTRSLGPFIAVNCGAITETLLESELFGHTRGAFTGATQHRPGLFEAASRGTLLLDEIGDISPGMQVKLLRVLQEREVRRVGDNISRPIDVRVLAATNKDLLHEVAEGRFRQDLYYRLKVVDVHVPALRERKDDILALARILLADAALRMKRKMTGMTSATSDQLLRYAWPGNVRELENAMERAVALARGSRVELEDLPEEVRQALPKVVTIGDHVRPLEDIAKEYILAALAVNGGNQTHTADQLGIGSATLYRKLKSYGLIAGRAPNGKDATAS, encoded by the coding sequence ATGGTGCACGTGGTGGACCTGGCCCGGCGCATCGCCAAGTACGACTCCACGGTGCTCATCACCGGTGAGAGCGGCACCGGCAAAGAGCGCATCGCGCGCCTGATCCATGACGAGTCCACCCGCTCGCTGGGCCCCTTCATCGCCGTGAACTGCGGCGCCATCACCGAGACGCTCCTCGAGAGCGAGCTGTTCGGCCACACGCGCGGCGCCTTCACCGGGGCCACGCAGCACCGGCCGGGCCTGTTCGAGGCCGCCAGCCGCGGCACGCTGCTGCTGGACGAGATCGGCGACATCTCGCCGGGCATGCAGGTCAAGCTGCTGCGCGTGCTGCAAGAGCGCGAGGTGCGGCGCGTGGGCGACAACATCAGCCGCCCCATCGACGTGCGCGTGCTGGCCGCCACCAACAAGGACCTGCTGCACGAAGTGGCCGAGGGGCGGTTTCGCCAGGACCTCTACTACCGCTTGAAGGTGGTGGACGTGCACGTGCCCGCGCTGCGCGAGCGCAAGGACGACATCCTGGCCCTGGCGCGCATCCTGCTGGCCGACGCGGCGCTGCGCATGAAGCGCAAGATGACGGGCATGACCTCGGCCACTAGCGACCAGCTGCTGCGCTACGCCTGGCCGGGGAACGTGCGCGAGCTCGAGAACGCCATGGAGCGCGCCGTGGCCCTCGCGCGCGGCAGCCGTGTGGAGCTCGAGGACCTGCCCGAGGAGGTGCGTCAGGCGCTGCCCAAGGTGGTCACCATTGGCGACCACGTGCGCCCGCTCGAGGACATCGCCAAGGAGTACATCCTGGCGGCGCTGGCGGTAAACGGCGGCAACCAAACGCACACGGCCGACCAGCTGGGGATCGGGTCGGCCACGTTGTATCGCAAGCTGAAGAGCTACGGGCTCATCGCGGGGCGGGCTCCCAACGGGAAGGACGCCACCGCGTCCTGA
- a CDS encoding LysR family transcriptional regulator, translating to MQDLNDLYFFAQVVEHGGFASAGRVLGVPKSTLSRRVAALEERLGVRLLQRSSRKFSVTDIGQDYYEHCKALGVEAEAAQAAIDRASAEPSGVIRVSCPITLLHSRVDRMLAQFMALHPKLSVHLEATNRRVDVIAERFDVAIRARTPPLPSSELRLRVLAERAWRVVASPALLAQHGVPQQPSDLARFPSLGLGPAAQEHTWEFIDPTGARATYRHTPRLVTDDMVTLRAAALAGVGVVQLPGMVMCDEVASGSLVPLLPEWTLPHHVVHLVFPSRRGLLPSVRALIDFLAAEFAQLDEHGMPR from the coding sequence ATGCAGGATCTCAACGACCTCTACTTCTTCGCCCAGGTGGTGGAGCACGGCGGCTTTGCCTCTGCAGGCCGTGTGCTGGGCGTGCCCAAGTCCACGCTGAGCCGGCGCGTGGCGGCGCTCGAAGAGCGACTGGGGGTGCGCCTGCTCCAGCGCTCGTCGCGGAAGTTCTCGGTCACCGACATCGGCCAGGACTACTACGAGCACTGCAAGGCGCTGGGCGTGGAAGCCGAGGCCGCGCAGGCCGCCATCGATCGAGCCAGCGCCGAGCCCAGCGGGGTCATTCGCGTGAGCTGCCCCATCACGCTGCTGCACTCGCGCGTGGACCGCATGCTGGCGCAGTTCATGGCGCTGCACCCCAAGCTGAGCGTCCACCTCGAGGCCACCAACCGGCGCGTGGACGTCATCGCCGAGCGCTTCGACGTGGCCATCCGCGCCCGCACGCCGCCCCTCCCCAGCAGTGAGCTCCGCCTGCGTGTGTTGGCAGAGCGCGCCTGGCGTGTGGTGGCCAGCCCCGCGCTCTTGGCGCAGCACGGGGTCCCACAGCAACCGAGCGACCTCGCGCGCTTCCCCAGCCTGGGCCTGGGGCCGGCAGCGCAGGAGCACACGTGGGAGTTCATCGACCCGACCGGAGCACGCGCCACCTACAGGCACACGCCGCGCCTCGTGACCGACGACATGGTCACGCTACGGGCCGCCGCGCTGGCCGGTGTGGGCGTGGTGCAGCTGCCGGGCATGGTGATGTGCGACGAGGTCGCCTCGGGCAGCTTGGTGCCGCTGCTGCCCGAGTGGACCCTCCCGCACCACGTGGTTCACCTGGTGTTCCCCTCGCGGCGCGGGCTCTTGCCTTCGGTGCGCGCGCTCATCGACTTCTTGGCGGCGGAGTTCGCCCAGCTCGATGAGCACGGCATGCCGCGCTAG
- a CDS encoding hemerythrin domain-containing protein: MPNPTIYDRLRESHERQRAFFRKLLRSKPGADRQSLFTDLRVELAAHAAAEERFLYAVILMQDAGLKSSRHALSEHHDIDEIVEDMQTRDKGGSEWMEKASALSHKVHHHLREEEKKFFQVSGKLLSETAKVRLGRQYEKDYRRMLGVLTRG, from the coding sequence ATGCCCAACCCCACGATCTACGACCGCCTTCGAGAGAGCCACGAACGCCAGAGGGCCTTCTTCCGAAAGCTGCTGCGGTCCAAGCCCGGGGCAGACCGCCAGTCGCTCTTCACGGACCTTCGCGTGGAGCTGGCGGCGCACGCGGCAGCGGAGGAGCGCTTCCTCTACGCGGTGATCCTGATGCAGGATGCGGGTCTCAAGTCGTCGCGCCACGCGCTCTCCGAGCATCACGACATCGATGAGATAGTCGAAGACATGCAGACGCGCGACAAGGGAGGAAGTGAATGGATGGAGAAAGCGAGCGCGCTATCTCACAAGGTTCACCATCACCTCCGAGAGGAAGAGAAGAAGTTCTTTCAGGTCTCGGGGAAGCTCCTGTCGGAGACCGCGAAGGTGCGACTCGGGCGCCAATACGAGAAAGACTACCGGCGCATGCTCGGTGTGCTCACCCGCGGCTGA
- a CDS encoding TolC family protein, with product MLSAILAPSAAGAQGLEVYLQAGRDHSVDARLAALLDEESAARLALARARLLPSFTATGSYRRNQYEAVATIPDGMGGFQTGTFTPYNQLEATLVIDVPLFDLTAIRSLAAARQNLTASDASRELALLEVDRAVARAYFDALATRELAASARRSAEVAAANLQMIESHLRAGLSNELELERARAAVARASERIADADRLVAEARRRLLILTGVEPTASEALEPPALEGDGTLAEYTAELGELPTVRAADAGVQVARAELSAARSGFAPRVSASASERFTNATGFGYSPAWAVGLTATLRLGADTVASARVARVQASRRELEAERARIDATSTIEAAFDSVVALVARVDATRTEELAAERAAIIARDRFNAGLATQLDVLAADRDAFTAEVARIQAEADLHYARIHLRMASGRWEAP from the coding sequence GTGCTATCGGCCATCCTGGCTCCCTCGGCGGCCGGTGCGCAGGGCCTCGAGGTCTACCTCCAGGCAGGGCGAGACCACTCGGTGGACGCGCGCCTCGCCGCGCTGTTGGATGAGGAGTCGGCGGCGCGCCTGGCCCTTGCGCGTGCGCGCCTGCTGCCGTCCTTCACCGCCACGGGCTCGTACCGGCGCAACCAATACGAAGCGGTGGCCACCATCCCCGACGGCATGGGCGGCTTCCAGACGGGCACGTTCACGCCGTACAACCAGCTCGAGGCCACGCTGGTCATCGACGTGCCCCTGTTCGATCTCACGGCCATCCGCTCGCTCGCGGCCGCACGTCAGAACCTCACGGCCAGCGACGCGAGCCGAGAGCTGGCGCTGCTGGAGGTGGACCGCGCGGTGGCGCGGGCGTACTTCGACGCCTTGGCCACCCGCGAGCTGGCTGCCTCCGCGCGCCGCTCGGCCGAGGTCGCTGCGGCCAACCTCCAGATGATCGAGTCGCACCTGCGCGCGGGGCTCTCCAACGAGCTCGAGCTGGAGCGCGCGCGCGCCGCCGTGGCCCGCGCGAGCGAGCGCATCGCCGACGCCGACAGGCTGGTGGCCGAGGCCCGCAGACGCCTGCTGATCCTCACCGGAGTGGAGCCCACCGCGAGTGAGGCCCTCGAGCCGCCCGCGCTCGAGGGGGACGGAACGCTAGCAGAATACACGGCTGAGCTGGGCGAGCTGCCGACCGTGCGCGCGGCGGACGCAGGCGTGCAGGTAGCGAGGGCCGAGCTGTCCGCCGCGCGCAGCGGCTTTGCACCCCGCGTGAGCGCCAGCGCGTCCGAGCGCTTCACCAACGCCACGGGCTTCGGCTACAGCCCCGCGTGGGCCGTGGGTCTCACGGCCACGCTGCGCCTCGGCGCTGACACGGTGGCGAGCGCGCGTGTCGCCCGCGTGCAGGCATCACGCCGGGAGCTCGAGGCGGAGCGCGCGCGCATCGACGCCACCAGCACCATCGAGGCGGCGTTCGACAGCGTGGTCGCGCTGGTAGCCCGGGTAGACGCCACCCGTACCGAGGAGCTGGCCGCCGAGCGCGCGGCCATCATCGCGCGCGACCGGTTCAACGCGGGCCTCGCCACGCAGCTGGACGTGCTCGCCGCCGACCGCGACGCCTTCACGGCCGAGGTGGCGCGCATCCAAGCCGAAGCGGACTTGCACTACGCCCGCATCCACCTGCGCATGGCCTCGGGCCGCTGGGAGGCGCCATGA
- a CDS encoding OmpA family protein, which produces MRSTTLALAACLAVLLLPSSHASAQQVGYALHIEPGMGIWVDNPQADRFKPGFYGAVRPSLTIGRILSLQLSYAGLFTPNRSPFTDNGVVHFFMAGARIRPFANMMPSGRVGGFFADVNLGLARTGDLSRFAFDIGLGYGFQVAPSFSIGPYLRYVQVVQGNDTYGEDPNDGQMLVVGVDFAFGPGGHRSSQEHDCMTAGECECTGTHTEHTTNTGAVECVPVDDSCPDADRDGVCNEDDECPTQVGVSSTMGCPIDPCTGRPLMVLVQFSFDSSQMPVVQPEGEQTMDPVLEAVAAAVLRDESCRVCIIGYASEEGDAAHNMTLSSQRASAVQRYMTARGLEESRVPTSAMGDTCQIVPERSRERNRRVEFRRLQEGEVCPTTCAEQDRNMHPTQP; this is translated from the coding sequence GTGCGCTCTACGACACTGGCCCTCGCGGCCTGCCTCGCGGTGCTGCTCCTTCCCAGCAGCCACGCCTCGGCTCAGCAGGTTGGCTATGCGCTGCACATCGAGCCCGGGATGGGCATCTGGGTGGACAACCCGCAGGCCGACCGCTTCAAGCCCGGCTTCTACGGCGCCGTGCGGCCCAGCCTGACCATCGGGCGCATCCTCTCGCTGCAGCTCTCGTACGCTGGGCTGTTCACCCCCAACCGCAGCCCGTTCACGGACAACGGCGTGGTGCACTTCTTCATGGCGGGTGCTCGCATTCGCCCGTTCGCCAACATGATGCCGAGCGGTCGCGTGGGCGGCTTCTTCGCCGACGTGAACCTCGGTCTCGCGCGCACCGGTGACCTCAGCCGCTTCGCGTTCGACATCGGCTTGGGCTACGGCTTCCAGGTTGCGCCGTCGTTCTCCATTGGGCCCTACCTGCGCTACGTGCAGGTGGTCCAGGGTAACGACACCTACGGCGAAGACCCCAACGACGGGCAGATGCTGGTGGTGGGCGTGGACTTCGCGTTCGGCCCCGGCGGTCACCGCAGCTCCCAAGAACACGACTGCATGACCGCGGGGGAGTGCGAGTGCACCGGGACGCACACCGAGCACACCACCAACACAGGGGCGGTCGAGTGCGTTCCGGTCGATGACTCGTGCCCCGACGCCGACCGCGACGGCGTCTGCAACGAGGACGACGAGTGCCCCACCCAAGTTGGCGTGTCCTCGACCATGGGGTGCCCGATTGACCCGTGCACCGGCCGCCCGCTGATGGTGCTGGTGCAGTTCAGCTTCGACAGCTCGCAGATGCCCGTGGTTCAGCCCGAGGGCGAGCAGACCATGGACCCCGTCCTCGAGGCCGTGGCCGCCGCCGTCCTGCGGGATGAGTCGTGCCGCGTGTGCATCATTGGCTACGCCTCCGAAGAGGGCGACGCCGCTCACAACATGACCCTCAGCAGCCAGCGCGCTTCGGCCGTGCAGCGCTACATGACCGCGCGCGGACTAGAGGAGTCGCGCGTCCCCACCAGCGCCATGGGCGACACGTGCCAGATCGTCCCCGAGCGTAGCCGCGAGCGCAACCGACGCGTGGAGTTCCGACGCCTGCAGGAAGGCGAGGTCTGCCCGACCACGTGTGCCGAGCAGGACCGCAACATGCACCCGACTCAGCCATGA
- a CDS encoding TetR family transcriptional regulator — translation MARKTTITDEHLLGAAREVFLERGVNATSAEVAQRAGVSEGTLFKRFKTKHEMFHCALDIDGEGEAWERSMPERVGIGDPQEQLAQILKDGIEVLRIIVPLVLTSSADPSTIPAHLQNKEHSAMRTLRVLTRYFDAEMRLGRIRRQDPEIAARMVMAAAWHYAHFELMFGAMDIMPMPEATYIRGVVASLWHGLEPVRAGGEKP, via the coding sequence ATGGCACGCAAGACGACCATCACGGACGAACACCTGCTCGGCGCGGCCCGCGAGGTGTTCCTCGAGCGTGGCGTCAACGCCACCTCGGCCGAGGTCGCGCAGCGCGCTGGGGTCTCGGAGGGCACGCTCTTCAAGCGCTTCAAGACCAAGCACGAGATGTTCCACTGCGCGCTCGACATCGACGGTGAGGGCGAGGCGTGGGAGCGCTCCATGCCGGAGCGTGTGGGCATCGGTGATCCGCAGGAACAGCTCGCGCAGATCTTGAAGGACGGCATCGAGGTGCTCCGCATCATCGTGCCGCTCGTGCTCACGTCATCTGCGGATCCCTCTACCATTCCCGCGCATCTGCAGAACAAGGAGCACTCGGCGATGCGCACGCTGCGGGTCCTGACGCGCTACTTCGACGCGGAGATGCGGCTGGGGCGGATCCGTCGGCAAGACCCGGAGATCGCCGCGCGCATGGTCATGGCCGCGGCCTGGCACTACGCCCACTTCGAGCTGATGTTCGGGGCCATGGACATCATGCCCATGCCCGAAGCCACCTACATTCGAGGCGTGGTGGCCTCGCTTTGGCATGGGCTCGAGCCCGTGCGCGCTGGGGGTGAGAAGCCATGA
- a CDS encoding FAD-binding oxidoreductase, translating into MDLSSGSPFWVVKNGLLHPYSRLREDVRCDVLVVGAGITGALIADHLARAGMSVCVIESREAGWGSTSASTALLQYEIDTELQDLAERYGEDDAVLAYRSCEKAIGSLQKLAKTLRGVDFQPMQSLYFASRWYHKTRVESEGRLRLANGFELEILDRAALQDRFGINAPAGLLTPVAAETDPYQFAHRLLGRVTRLGGRVHARTALASFQSVRGGVRVETEDGATIRCKQLVFAAGYESQAWLDQRVASNRSSYAFVSEPMPGELGVLKDTLVWESSRPYLYVRRTADERVLVGGEDDKLDIPLRRDARVAKKSAKLARRVQELFPELPLRVAFAWAGTFAETDDGLPFFGTHEEHGPRVHFAMAYGGNGITYSLIGAELLRDTLLGKQHPCGALFSFDRLKRSP; encoded by the coding sequence ATGGACTTGAGCAGCGGCTCCCCGTTCTGGGTCGTGAAGAATGGGCTGCTCCATCCGTATTCACGTTTGCGGGAGGACGTCCGCTGCGATGTCCTGGTGGTGGGCGCGGGGATCACCGGCGCGCTGATCGCCGATCACTTGGCGCGCGCCGGGATGAGCGTGTGCGTCATCGAGAGCCGCGAAGCGGGTTGGGGCAGTACATCAGCCAGCACGGCACTGCTTCAGTATGAGATCGACACGGAGCTCCAAGACCTGGCGGAGCGCTACGGCGAAGACGACGCGGTGCTCGCCTACCGGTCGTGCGAGAAGGCCATTGGGAGCCTGCAGAAGCTCGCGAAGACGCTGCGAGGCGTGGACTTCCAGCCCATGCAGAGCCTCTACTTCGCGAGCCGCTGGTATCACAAGACGCGCGTCGAGAGCGAAGGCCGCCTGCGCCTCGCGAACGGGTTCGAGCTCGAGATCCTGGACCGCGCTGCGCTGCAGGACCGCTTCGGCATCAACGCCCCGGCGGGCCTGCTGACCCCGGTGGCGGCCGAGACCGACCCTTATCAGTTTGCCCACCGCCTGCTGGGTCGCGTGACGCGGCTGGGTGGGCGCGTGCACGCGCGCACGGCGCTGGCCAGCTTCCAGTCGGTGCGCGGCGGGGTGCGGGTGGAGACCGAGGATGGCGCGACCATTCGCTGCAAGCAGCTGGTCTTCGCGGCGGGCTACGAATCGCAAGCGTGGCTGGACCAACGGGTGGCCAGTAACCGCAGCAGCTACGCCTTCGTGAGCGAGCCCATGCCCGGCGAGCTGGGTGTGCTGAAGGACACGCTCGTCTGGGAGTCGTCACGCCCGTATCTCTACGTGCGTCGCACCGCGGACGAGCGCGTCCTCGTGGGCGGGGAGGACGACAAGCTCGACATCCCGCTGCGTCGCGATGCGCGCGTAGCGAAGAAGTCGGCCAAGCTGGCACGTCGTGTCCAGGAGCTGTTCCCCGAGCTGCCGCTGCGCGTGGCGTTCGCCTGGGCCGGGACGTTCGCCGAGACCGACGATGGCCTGCCGTTCTTCGGGACCCACGAAGAGCACGGACCTCGCGTGCACTTCGCCATGGCCTATGGCGGAAACGGCATCACCTACAGCCTGATCGGCGCCGAGCTGTTGCGGGACACGTTGCTCGGAAAGCAGCACCCGTGCGGCGCGTTGTTCAGCTTCGACCGCCTGAAGAGGAGCCCATGA